In Uranotaenia lowii strain MFRU-FL chromosome 2, ASM2978415v1, whole genome shotgun sequence, one genomic interval encodes:
- the LOC129747160 gene encoding SET and MYND domain-containing protein 4: MLRKLIFVHSASACFIIRVPFFTAYGSVKLRTFHSSPFLHTQLFSRMEKSGTDGFFINYCEELRQSLGPKQWNEFANLKSDEQRFAFANSLKPIVTELKLTREFRGKNLDQSLAFKSLGNKAFQKENWNEALVYYNMCYLATPEENESEKAVALANRSAALYHMEKYDQALGDIERAIKLKYPKELMYKLTERKARCYLAKKDHARAIEYFKKSLPALDDCKLPLERRQKLERDAQIMINLLTKNIETEKKLTKSKRSAPSAPSKSSIPDHYVDKGLYFDYTEEEGRFAKTNTDLTPNTIILLEKPYVSALLQEYSLSNCCHCFKRVTIPIACAKCSDVLFCSENCERLANTCYHKYECGFLSILWKSGASITCHMALRIIAQKSEEYFKEIGPELASLTSEKTDKLPNDDYRKVFKFVTHEEKRSAEDLFLRTLVAALLNSCLAMSGFYKTKDSENFIGGLILHNLQLLQYNSHEISELQRDTEQDQGKSTFIGGGLYPTLALFNHSCEPGVTRFYRGNAVCVRAVKRIKAGSMIAENYGPMFTQVPREERRATLEKQYKFTCNCKACVQNWPLFTDLDPNVLRFKCDGGKDCSNVLNIPAEINEFMIQCPECGEHTNIMKGLKSLQDTEMLFKMATKLHANGEYEPALYKYVEMMNIMEEVLVPPYRDFHLCQQGLRACMLEFGNRSVKSTIIKPKPAPVF; encoded by the exons ATGCTACGAAAACTTATTTTTGTCCATTCGGCAAGCGCATGTTTCATCATTCGTGTCCCATTTTTCACCGCTTACGGATCTGTGAAGTTGCGCACCTTTCATTCATCGCCATTTTTGCATACTCAATTGTTTTCAAGAATGGAAAAATCCGGAACCGAtggattttttattaattattgcGAAGAACTGAGGCAATCACTAGGGCCCAAACAATGGAACGAATTTGCCAATTTGAAAAGCGATGAGCAAAGATTTGCATTTGCCAATTCTCTAAAGCCGATTGTTACCGAACTTAAATTGACACGTGAATTCAGAGGCAAAAATCTGGATCAATCGCTAGCTTTCAAATCTTTGGGAAACAAAGCCTTCCAGAAGGAAAACTGGAATGAGGCATTGGTGTATTATAATATGTGTTACCTGGCCACACCCGAGGAAAATG AGTCGGAGAAAGCTGTCGCCTTAGCCAATCGATCGGCAGCTCTGTATCATATGGAAAAATATGATCAAGCTCTGGGGGATATCGAGAGGGCAATTAAACTCAAATACCCGAAAGAGCTGATGTATAAGTTAACGGAACGAAAAGCTCGCTGTTATCTGGCCAAAAAGGACCACGCAAGGGCAATCGAATATTTCAA GAAAAGTCTCCCTGCTTTAGATGACTGCAAACTTCCATTGGAGCGGCGTCAGAAGCTCGAGCGTGATGCGCAGATTATGATAAATCTTCTCACTAAAAATATCGAAACCGAGAAAAAGTTGACCAAGTCCAAGCGTTCCGCGCCTTCAGCGCCCAGTAAATCGTCAATTCCGGATCACTATGTGGATAAAGGACTATACTTTGACTACACCGAAGAGGAGGGACGATTTGCAAAAACCAACACCGATTTGACGCCGAACACCATCATATTGCTGGAAAAACCCTACGTTTCTGCCCTGCTGCAGGAGTACAGCTTGAGCAATTGCTGTCATTGTTTCAAACGTGTCACCATTCCTATTGCTTGTGCTAAGTGCTCGGATGTGTTGTTTTGTTCGGAAAACTGTGAACGACTTGCGAACACCTGCTATCACAAATACGAATGCGGATTCTTGTCGATCCTGTGGAAATCCGGCGCTTCGATTACTTGTCACATGGCCTTGCGTATAATAGCACAGAAATCTGAAGAATATTTTAAGGAGATCGGTCCTGAGTTAGCGAGTTTAACCAGCGAGAAGACTGACAA ATTACCGAACGATGATTACAGAAAAGTGTTTAAATTTGTCACTCACGAAGAGAAGAGATCTGCTGAAGATCTATTCCTGCGAACGTTGGTGGCCGCCCTTTTGAACTCCTGCCTTGCCATGAGTGGCTTCTATAAAACAAAGGATTCTGAGAA TTTCATCGGAGGACTTATTCTACACAATCTCCAGTTGTTGCAATATAACTCTCACGAGATCTCGGAACTCCAGCGAGACACCGAGCAAGATCAGGGCAAGTCAACGTTCATTGGAGGTGGCCTGTATCCCACCCTGGCCCTCTTCAATCATTCCTGTGAACCAGGAGTTACTCGGTTCTATCGAGGCAATGCGGTTTGCGTGCGCGCTGTCAAACGTATTAAGGCTGGGTCAATGATAGCCGAAAACTACGGACCCATGTTTACACAGGTACCAAGAGAAGAAAGACGCGCAACACTGGAAAAGCAGTACAAGTTCACGTGCAATTGCAAGGCTTGTGTGCAAAATTGGCCGCTTTTTACCGATCTGGATCCCAATGTATTGCGTTTTAAATGTGACGGTGGAAAAGATTGTTCCAACGTGTTGAATATTCCGGCGGAAATCAATGAATTCATGATCCAGTGTCCAGAGTGTGGAGAACACACGAACATCATGAAAGGCTTGAAATCGTTGCAG GATACTGAAATGTTATTCAAAATGGCCACAAAACTGCATGCTAATGGCGAATATGAGCCTGCACTTTATAAATATGTAGAAATGATGAACATAATGGAAGAGGTCCTGGTGCCTCCTTATAGAGATTTTCATTTGTGTCAACAAGGATTGCGTGCTTGTATGCTTGAGTTTGGAAACCGCAGTGTGAAATCAACTATCATTAAACCGAAACCCGCGcctgtattttaa
- the LOC129744742 gene encoding cyclic AMP-dependent transcription factor ATF-6 alpha, with translation MEQQQLYDGTMLDIEPMLEDFPIDLYEGSPANDETFDTLDPNLLSHAIGSLDDTSCYSQEHDQMMSPQYGDSIDPDIFLNGVIKRESESSDCSNLSHRNTPSPADSNKSCESYPSSGYESCPSVQMNNILLDSAPVSPEMPPSPPQIVSVSSNKVIRVGAAHLPVIQKLSCPTKLSELKNIKLPQKTTFLKATGKVSQTVTKKTIVLTAKDYQALVKNIKSKTNGKILIKAASSINKKPMDTHVGCNQSTTVSTQSPLVSCSASAIITTIQEKKNSVDLGNQPGTASVPVASKERIIDERALKRHQRMIKNRESAFLSRARKKEYVNSLEQQIDALKQENQFLKTENFKLLEKLKHKCSCINSTVTRLGTVHTVISKRMTPNVRKNTAIVLAMLFMVSLNFGPIGNLLTRTSTTKSLMERNMEGLPHHQRNLLWLDDEPKLLKAAQNVATSLNITNLEDLSGQPEESLSACPFYVNQTENIRLASELRRWIGENGFKNLTDRDGDDMSINSFSEMFALKDTIDSMYRQMKDISSQMESFKRRNKIVVPRKNVQVPRKPAQQMDLYRDDYQMRKENDLALYYPGFSKKYAKFFEEIGRRDDTFYLVSFSVEHLLLPAIAYNKTNRPRMSLMLPAMMENATHPSDKVTLMQIDCEVMNTSMIQIREKNIPGDLLKPPPNSKSEYTASNPSSGTNRERTSHPFSGNNERNVSNAESTGKVPRYGKHQGSRPFFVQRMGVQPKDGLDVD, from the exons ATGGAACAACAGCAATTATATG acGGTACAATGCTGGACATTGAGCCTATGCTGGAAGATTTTCCTATAGATTTATACGAAGGATCTCCGGCAAATGATGAAACTTTTGATACCCTGGACCCAAATTTATTATCTCATGCGATAGGATCTTTGGATGATACTTCTTGTTATAGCCAAGAACACGATCAAATGATGAGTCCACAATATGGTGACTCAATAGACCCGGACATATTTTTAAATGGGGTCATTAAGAGAGAAAGTGAATCTTCGGATTGCTCGAATCTATCACATAGAAACACTCCTTCGCCAGCTGACAGCAATAAAAGTTGTGAATCTTATCCTTCCAGTGGATACGAATCGTGCCCAAGTGTTCAGATGAACAATATTCTGCTTGATAGTGCGCCCGTTTCACCAGAAATGCCGCCTAGCCCCCCACAAATAGTTTCGGTTTCCAGTAATAAAGTTATACGGGTAGGAGCGGCGCACTTACCggtaattcaaaaattatcttgCCCTACTAAACTATCTGAGTTGAAGAATATCAAACTTCCTCAAAAAACAACGTTTTTAAAAGCTACAGGAAAAGTTTCACAAACCGTTACAAAGAAAACCATTGTGCTTACTGCTAAAGACTATCAAGCTCTCgtcaaaaacattaaatcaaAAACCAATGGAAAAATTCTCATCAAAGCCGCATCTTCGATCAACAAAAAGCCAATGGATACGCATGTGGGATGCAACCAATCAACAACAGTATCGACCCAATCACCATTAGTTTCCTGTTCAGCAAGTGCGATTATCACCACGATTCAGGAAAAGAAGAATTCGGTCGACTTAGGAAACCAACCAGGGACAGCATCAGTTCCAGTAGCATCCAAGGAACGGATCATCGACGAACGGGCGCTCAAACGACATCAAAGAATGATCAAAAATCGCGAATCCGCTTTTCTTTCTCGTGCCCGTAAAAAAGAGTATGTCAACTCCTTAGAACAGCAAATCGATGCGCTGAAGCAAGAAAATCAATTCTTGAAAACT GAAAACTTTAAGCTACTGGAAAAGCTTAAACACAAATGTTCCTGCATAAACAGCACAGTGACCCGCCTTGGAACTGTCCATACTGTGATCTCAAAACGCATGACACCGAACGTGCGTAAGAACACGGCTATTGTATTGGCCATGCTATTCATGGTATCGCTCAACTTTGGTCCGATAGG CAATCTTCTAACCCGAACCAGTACAACAAAATCATTAATGGAAAGGAATATGGAAGGCCTGCCGCACCATCAGCGTAATCTTTTATGGTTAGATGATGAACCCAAACTGCTTAAAGCCGCACAAAACGTTGCCACAAGTCTTAACATAACCAACTTGGAAGATTTATCCGGACAACCTGAAGAATCCCTTTCTGCTTGCCCTTTCTACGTGAATCAAACGGAGAACATCCGTTTGGCAAGCGAGTTGCGCCGCTGGATCGGCGAAAACgggtttaaaaatttgactGATCGCGACGGCGATGATATGAGTATTAATTCCTTTTCGGAAATGTTCGCTCTGAAGGATACCATTGATTCAATGTATCGACAGATGAAAGACATCAGTTCTCAGATGGAATCATTCAAAAGGCGTAACAAAATAGTGGTACCTCGTAAAAACGTTCAGGTGCCTAGAAAGCCAGCACAGCAAATGGACTTGTACAGAGACGACTATCAAATGCGAAAAGAAAACGACTTGGCTCTGTATTATCCCGGGTTTAGTAAAAAGTATGCTAAATTTTTCGAAGAAATCGGTAGACGTGACGATACGTTCTATTTGGTTTCGTTCAGTGTGGAGCACTTGCTCCTGCCTGCCATTGCTTATAACAAAACTAATCGTCCGAGGATGTCGTTGATGCTGCCAGCGATGATGGAGAACG cCACACATCCCTCGGATAAAGTCACACTCATGCAGATCGATTGCGAAGTCATGAACACATCAATGATACAAATCCGTGAAAAGAATATACCGGGAGATTTGCTGAAACCACCGCCGAATTCCAAGTCGGAGTACACAGCTAGTAATCCCAGCAGTGGCACTAACCGAGAGCGTACGTCTCATCCCTTCAGCGGAAATAATGAACGGAACGTCAGCAACGCAGAGAGCACAGGGAAAGTTCCCCGATACGGAAAGCATCAGGGTAGTAGACCCTTTTTCGTACAGAGAATGGGAGTGCAACCGAAAGATGGACTGGATGTTGACTAA
- the LOC129744743 gene encoding uncharacterized protein LOC129744743 yields MEEFENLRGSIVVKRRSSLFRTGIGSQNSTPVSMRSSYEQQLNREIENWGKFMQAQFNKLKELKESSIVLDDSILSEEQRHYLDQGIDISKYLTESNKFRKVLEVYVQCKTDLIKQYDEVLAEARGQLNAEALDMVEDQLLSQQLE; encoded by the exons ATGGAagagtttgaaaatttgagaggCTCAATCGTAGTCAAGCGGAGATCTTCATTGTTTCGGACCGGTATTG gtTCACAAAATTCCACTCCGGTTAGCATGAGATCAAG CTATGAACAGCAATTGAATCGCGAAATTGAAAACTGGGGAAAGTTTATGCAAGCGCAGTTTAATAAACTTAAAGAATTGAAAGAAAGTTCAATTGTGCTGGACGATTCGATATTATCTGAGGAACAGAGGCATTACCTAGATCAGGGGATCGACATTTCCAAGTACTTGACAGAATCGAACAAATTTCGTAAAGTACTGGAGGTGTACGTTCAATGTAAAACCGATTTGATAAAGCAGTACGACGAAGTTCTGGCGGAAGCAAGAGGCCAACTTAACGCTGAGGCACTGGACATGGTCGAGGATCAACTTCTCTCTCAGCAGTTGGAATGA